The region ACGCGACTGTTCGTCCAGCAGATCGCCGGGCAGGCCGCGGTTGACTTCGGAAGGCGAACTCTTCGAGAGGATCGCCACGCCATTGAAGCCTTTCTGGCCGTGCGTCTCGACATGATAGCCGAGTGCCTCGATCTCCAGCCTGGGAAACCCTTCGTCGACCGTCTTGATCTCCTGCAGGCAGACGATATCCGGATCGGAATCCTTGAGCCATTGCGTGAGATTGTCGATGCGCGCCTTGACGCCGTTGATGTTCCAGGTCGCGATCTTCATGGCTCTGTCCTGTTCGCTTCGTGCGCTTCTTTTATCGTGGTCTTTCCTAGCAGGACAAGACGATAAACCCGCCGGAGTCACTTCTTCGGCCAGTTCATTAGGACAGTGCGATGCGTCTGGATATTCAGATCGAGAAGCTGGTGCCGCAGCCGCAGCTTGCCACTGCGTTGGGGTTCTTGATCTGGAAGGATTGACCAAGCAGATTGTCGACGAAGTCGATCTCCGAACCCGCCATGTAGACGAGCGACAGGCTGTCGATCAGCACCTTGGCGTTGTTCTTTTCGACGACGACGTCATCGTCGCCGGCGCTGTCGGCAAGATCGAACTTGTAGGAAAAGCCGGAACAGCCGCCGCCTTCGACGGAGACGCGCAACGCGCTCTTGCCGGCCTCGGCGCCGACGATCGCAGCGATACGCTTTGCGGCGGCATCTGAAAGGGTTACACTCATATCCGTCATGTTTCCTCCTGCCGGGGTCAAGATCCGGAGAGAATGGGTTTTGGCACTTGAATGTTCAAATACCTGATATCAAACGAACTTATCATGATCTTCGGAAAAAGGCCATGATGCGCGGAGGTGGTTGAGTAAGCGCCTCTTTGCCGTTTCTTCGGGCTATAGGTATGAAGAGCGCAAAGCGGCGTCAATGGGCAGATGCGGCAACATGCAGGATGACGGTGAAGAATGACGATCGATACGCGTGCTTTAGGTTTCGGCAGCAGTGAAAGGGCAGTCTATGCGGCAGACCCCTGGACGAGCCGCGGGCGGCTCTATCCGGAGGACGGCAGCCCGACGCGCTCCGATTTCCAGCGCGACCGCGACCGCATCGTCCATACCACCGCCTTCCGCCGGCTGAAGCACAAGACCCAGGTCTTCATCGCCCAGGACGGCGATCATTACCGCACCCGGCTGACGCATACGATCGAGGTGGCGCAGATCGCCCGCGCGCTCGCCCGCGCCCTGAAGCTCGACGAGGATCTGGCCGAGGGCGTGGCGCTGGTGCATGATTTCGGCCACACGCCGTTCGGGCACACCGGCGAGGACGCGCTGCACGAGGTGCTGTTGCCCTATGGCGGTTTCGACCACAATGCCCAATCGCTGCGCATTGTCACCAAGCTGGAGCGGCGCTATGCCGAATTCGACGGCATCAACCTGACATGGGAAAGCCTCGAAGGCCTGGTCAAGCACAATGGCCCGCTGCTGACGCCGGATGGCGTGGGCACGCGCGGCCCGGTTCCGCAGCCGATCCTCGATTATTGCGAGTTGCACGATCTTGAGCTGGCAACCTATGCCAGCCTCGAGGCCCAGGTCGCGGCGATTGCCGACGACATCGCCTATAACACCCACGATATCGACGACGGCCTGCGCTCCGGCTACCTGACGTTCGATATGCTGGAGGAAATCCCGTTTTTGGCCGGGCTGATGGCCGAGGTGAGGGTGCGATATCCGCATCTGGAGCCGAGCCGCTTCACCCATGAGATCATGCGGCGGCAGATCACCCGCATGGTCGAAGACGTGATCGCCGTTGCGCAGGAGCGCCTTTCCCTGCTGCGGCCCGAGAGTGCTGCCGACATCCGCGCCGCCGACCGGGTTATCGCCACCTTCTCCGATCGCATGGCCGAAACCGACAGGCAGATCAAGGCGATGCTGTTCAAGCGCATCTACCGCAATCCCGATATCATGCGCATCCGCGCCGGTGCGGCAAAGATCGTCACCGATCTCTTTGCCGCCTACATGGCCAATCCCAAGGAGATGCAGAGCCATTACTGGGTCGATCATATCGCCGGTCTCGCCGATGCGCCGAAGGCCCGCCATGTCGGCGACTATCTCGCCGGCATGACCGACACCTATGCAATCAGCGCCCACAGGCGATTGTTTGACCACACTCCGGATTTGCGATAGGCAGCGGTCGCCCCGCCAAGGGCCGATTTGCCTTTGGCACAGCCTATGCATGGAAGAGTGCGATGAACCTTTTTACCGACTTCGAAGCCAGGATCAAAACCGCCCTTGAACAGATCGATCTGGTCAGGGAAAAGCGATCCGAGCTCGATTTCGGCCGTATCGCCGTCGAGCCGCCGCGTGACGCGAGCCACGGCGACGTTGCGACCAATGCCGCGATGGTGCTGGCAAAACCGCTCGGAACCAACCCGCGCGCGCTGGCCGACATCATCATCGCCAAGCTCAGGGAGGACGCCGACGTCGCCGATGTTTCGGTCGCGGGTCCCGGTTTCATCAACATCCGTCTCTCTGTCGGTTACTGGCAGCGGCTGCTCGCCGCGATGATCGGCGCCGGCACCGATTACGGCCGCTCAACGCTGGGTGAGGGGCGGAAGGTCAACGTCGAATATGTCTCGGCCAATCCGACCGGGCCGATGCATGTCGGCCATTGCCGCGGCGCCGTCGTCGGCGACGCGCTCGCCAACCTGCTCGCCTTTGCCGGCTACGGCGTCGAGAAGGAATATTACATCAACGATGCCGGTTCGCAGATCGACGTGCTCGCCCGTTCCGTCTTCCTGCGCTATCGCGAGGCGCTCGGCGAAAAGATCGGCGAAATTCCCTCGGGCCTCTATCCGGGCGACTATCTCGTGCCTGTGGGACAGTCGCTTGCCGCCGATTACGGCGTGCGGCTGCACAACATGCCGGAAGACCAATGGATGCCGATCGTCAAGGACCGCACCATCGATGCGATGATGGTGATGATCCGCGAAGACCTGGCGGCGCTGAACGTCCATCACGATATCTTCTTCTCCGAGCGCACCCTGCATGCCAATGGCGCGGCTGCGATCCGCACGGCGATCAATGACCTGACCTTCAAGGGCTATGTCTACAAGGGCACGCTGCCGCCGCCGAAGGGCCAGCTGCCCGAGGATTGGGAGGATCGCGAACAGACGCTGTTCCGCTCGACCGAAGTGGGCGATGATATGGACCGGCCGCTGATCAAGTCCGACGGTTCCTATACCTATTTCGCCGCCGACGTCGCCTACTTCAAGAACAAGTTCGATCGCGGTTTCGACGAGATGATCTATGTGCTCGGCGCCGACCATGGCGGCTACGTCAAGCGCCTGGAAGCGGTGGCACGCGGCGTTTCGGACGGTAAGGCGAAGCTGACGGTGCTGCTCTGCCAGCTCGTCAAGCTTTATCGCAACGGCGAGCCGGTGAAGATGTCGAAACGCTCGGGCGATTTTGTCACGCTTCGGGATGTCGTCGAGGAAGTCGGCCGTGATTCGGTCCGTTTCATGATGCTTTACCGCAAGAATTCCGAGCCGCTCGACTTCGATTTCGCCAAAGTGACGGAACAGTCGAAAGATAATCCGGTTTTTTACGTGCAATATGCGCATGCCCGCTGCATGTCGGTCTTCCGGCAGGCGAGAGAGGCTTTCGGCGACCTCGATGTTTCCCCTGCCGAACTGGCGCAAACCATTGCAGGCATTGGAGATCCGGCCGAATTGCAGCTCGTCGCCAAGCTCGCCGAATTCCCGCGGATCGTCGAAGCGGCAGCTCAGTCGCAGGAGCCGCATCGGGTCGCTTTTTACCTCTACGACCTCGCAAGTTCTTTCCACGCGCACTGGAACAAAGGTAAAGATCAGCCGGAATTACGATTTGTTAATGATAAAAACCGAGAATCAACTATTGCCAGACTTGGGCTGGTGTACGCCGTCGCGTCGGTTTTGAAGTCGGGACTTGCCATTACAGGCACTGCCGCACCGGACGAAATGCGATAACGTCACCATTTCCCCACAATGCGCTGGCATTTCAGAGTTGGCGTTTGCGAGTGGGATAGGCATGGCTGATAAACAACTTGCGTATGATACGCGCGGAAAAGACGAACTGTTTGCCGACGACGATCCGTTGGCCGAACTTGCCCGTATCGTCGGCTTCGAGCCGCGTGTTGCAGCAAATACGATGACCGAAGCGCGGCGCGAGCCCGCCCTCGATCTCGAAGACGAGCTTGGGCGCGAGTTCGACCGCTACGATTCGCCCCGTCCGCTCGCAGAGCTCGACCGGCCCGCCGAGCCGATCTCCGATGACGACACGCCCGAAGATTACATCGAGCCCGTTCTCGATGTGTCTCCCGCCGTTGAGCGGCCTGAGGTTCCTGAGCCGGCTTTCGTTGCCTCTGTTGAGGCTGAGGAAGAAGCTCTGCCTGCCACAGTCACCTGGGACGCGCCCGCCGACGACCAGGCGGTTTGGCCGCAGCAGCTCTCCGTCGAGCCCGCTCACGGGACGCCGGTACAATCGGCCCTCGGCGGTGCGCGCGACCTGATCGAAGAGCTCGAGCTGTCGATCGGCGCTGCTCCGGTTTCAGCAGTGCCGCAGCCTGCCAAGGCGCCGCAGTGGTCGGCCGCCAGCATCCGGCTGCCGCTTGCCAATTTCCACGCCGCTAAACGAGAAGAAACGGTGGTTGCGCCGGAACCTGTGGTCGAAGCGGCCGCAGAGCCGCTGGCTGAAGCGCCGTCCGTCGATCTTGCCGCTGCAGAGCCGCAGCCCACAATCGAGCCGTCCACCCCGGTCGTCGAGCCGGCGGCGCCCGTCGTCGCTGCCGAGCCGTCCGAGGAGTTCGAATCCGCCTCTCCGTCGCTTGGCTTCCCGGCCGAGCTCGATCGCCATGACGAGGTGATCGCGTCCGAAGAGGTTGCCGAGACCGAGGACTTCGTCGAAATCGAAGACGAGCTTGAAGATTTCGGGTCCGACGCCGGTTTCGATCTCCTTGCCGCCGCCGTTGAAGGCGAGATCCAGGCCGATGCGGCGCTGACCGAGGTCGTGCCCGAAGTTCCGCACACTGCCGGCACTTTCGATCTTGACGATCTGCTCGCCGACGTCTCGCGCTATCCGGTGCCGCAGCGCCCCAATTCGTCGCCCGTTTCGCCGCAGGCCGAACCGATCGAAACAGCGCCCATTGCTGCCGCCCCCGTTGCCGCCGCGCCTATGGCCGCCGCATTTGTCGAGCCGCGGGTGATCGCGCCCGCACCGGTCGCCGCGGCCCCCGCTCGGCCCGCCCCGGTCGAGCCAGCGCAGGTCTACGCCGCCGAGGCCGCAAGGCCGGCCACGCTGCAGCCTGCCGAGGTCATAGCGCCCCAGCCTGCCGCAATGGCGTATTCGCGGGCGCCACAGCCTGTGCCTGAGGCCGACGACCCCTTCGCCGGCCATGATTTCGAGCTGGATCTTGCCGGCATCGAGCTGGAGCTCTCCGATCTCGATTTCTCCGAACCGGCCGAGCCTGCGCCGCAGCCGCCGGTCCGTGCCCCTCAGCAGGCCGCTGCCGTCTCTTCTCGGTCCGCCCCGGAGGTTGCGCCCGCGGAGTTTGCGCCTGAGCCGCAAACTCCGGCTTTCCAGCAGGCGGCTTCCACTGCTGCACCGCCTGCTCCGGTCATCGTTCAGTCCCAGGCTCCAACCGCGGCCCCGGCTCCGGCCTTCAACTGGGCGCCTGTCGCCGAATCGACCGAGGATCTGCCGTTTGATCCGGCGATGATCTCCGATCCGGAGGATCGTCCTGAGGCGGTCGAGGACATGCACGTGCCGGCGTTGCCGCCGGTCGAGCAGCCCGCGCCGGTCGCGAAAACCCAGGATTTCGATTTCGATCTCGACGCCGAGATCGCCAGCTTCTTCGAGCCGGCCAAGCCGCGCGAAACGCCGGCTCCGGTTCGCGATACGGCTGCCGCCGCAGCAAAGCCGGTCAAGCCAACCATCGCCGATGGCCTCGATGATTTCGAACGGGCGCTTGAGGAGGATTTCCGCCGCAGCGTGCGCGAGCCGGTCGAGCGCCGCGAGACCTCCGAGGTCCGTATCGAATCGGCAAGCCAGGCGGCCGATTTCAGCCGTGCCCGGTCGATGCGCCGGCTGCTGGCCGGAGCTGTCGTGCTCGTGGTCTTTGCCGGTGTCGGTTACGGCGTCTATTCCTCCGTCTGGAACGGCGAGGGGCTCGGCATTGTCGCATCCGGCGAGCCGCGCGTGATCACCGCCGACAAGGAGCCGGTCAAGGTCGTCCCGGAAAATCCCGGCGGCAAGACCGTGCCGAACCAGGACAAGGCCGTCTACGACCGTGTTGCCGGTTCCGCCGAGGAGCCGAAGCAGAAGGCGCTGGTTTCTTCCGACGAGGCGCCGGTCGATGTCGTCCAGCGCACGCTGACACCGGAAGCGCTGCCTGAGGACGACGAGAACGCCAGTGCCGGTGATCAGGTCACGCCGACTGCGGTCGGTGAGACGGAAGATCCGCGTCTGCTGCCGAACCAGGACAATGCGGACAACGCTGCCGCAGGCGGTGCCGACAAGACGCCGTCGGTTTCGCCGCGCAAGGTCCGCACGATGATCGTCAAGCCTGACGGCACCCTGGTCGCCCGTGAGGATTCAGCGCCCGCCGACCAGCCTGCTGCCCCGGCAACAGCGTCTGCACAGGCCGCTCAGCCGATGCCGGCGTTGACGGCCCCGTCGGCGCAATCGGCTTCACCAGTGCCGCCGGTCGCCGGAACGGCCGCAAGCTTCCCTTCAAATGCCGAGGTTGCCTCCGCCGATGCCCGCTCCGCGGCGCCTGTGGAAACCGCGCCGGCAAAGCCGCCGATTGCTACCGACGCCGATGCGCAGGCCGCAAATCCGGCCCCGGTCGATGCGCCGGTGCGCCCGGTCAAGACCTCGGCGATCGGCGATACCGCGCCTGTTCCGACCGCCCGTCCGGTCGACCAGCCGGTCAACGTCGTCGGCACGGTGACCGAGAAGGGCAATGTCCGCCCGGCCGCCCAGCAGCCGAAGACGGAAGTTGCGGCCGCAGCACCTGCCGCTGCCAAGCCGCAGCAGCAGGCCGCCTCCGCCGGCGGCTACGGCATCCAGATCGCCTCGCTGCCCTCGGAAGACGAGGCGAACAAATCCTATGCCAGCCTGTCGAAGAAATTCGCCGGCGTGCTTGGTGGTCGCGCTCATGAGATCCGCAGGGCCGATGTCGCCGGCAAGGGCACTTTCTACCGCGTCCGCATCCCGGCCGGTTCCAAGGACGAGGCCGCGGCGCTTTGCGAACAGTATCGCGCGGCGGGCGGAAGCTGCCTGATCTCCAGGTAACTTCGCATCTTTGATTTAAAGAGCGGCGGGCCGGTTCGGTCCGCCGCTCTTTTTTGTGCATCGCGCCCGACCTTGCTCGCATTTGGCCGGCCGCAGTCTATGATTCTGAGATGACCGAATCAAAAGCGATGATCCTGGGCTGCAGCGGCCTTGCCCTCACATCCGAAGAGAAGGCCTTCTACCGGGGCGAACGGCCCTGGGGCTTCATCCTCTTCGGGCGCAACATCTCCGAAGCAGGGCAGATCGCCGATCTCGTCGCCGAACTGCGCGACAGCGTCGGCTGGCATGCGCCGGTGCTGATCGACCAGGAGGGGGGCCGCGTTCAGCGCATCCGTCCGCCGGTTCTCGCGCGTTATCCTTCCGGCCAGGCGCTCGGCGATCTCTATCGCCGCGACCCGGCGCTCGGCCTGCGCGCCGCCTGGGCGATGTCGCGGCTGCATGCCTTCGATCTTTCGCGCCTCGGCATCGATGTCGATTGCCTGCCGGTGCTCGATGTGCCGGTCGAGGGCAGCAGCAACGTCATCGGCGACCGCGCCTATGGCGGCGATCCCGAGACCGTCATCGCCATGGGCCGGGCTGCTGCCGAAGGGCTGAAGGCGGGCGGCCTGCTGCCTGTCATCAAGCATATGCCCGGCCACGGCCGCGGCTTTGCCGATTCCCATCTGGAACTGCCTGTCGTCACCGTCTCGCGCGAGGAATTGGAGGCTCATGATTTCCCGCCGTTTATCGCGATGAAGGACGAGTTGATGGCGATGACCTGCCACGTCGTCTTCACCGCCATCGACCGGGACAATCCGGCGACGACCTCGCGCACCGTGACCGAGGGCATTATCCGCAAGCATATCGGCTTTAACGGTCTGCTGCTTTCCGACGACAGTTCGATGAATGCTCTTTCCGGCACGATCGGCGAACGTGCGGCGAATATTATTGCAGGCGGATGCGATATCGTGCTGCATTGCAATGGCCATATGGACGAGATGCTGGATGTCGTGGCAAATGTTCCGCCGCTCCGCGGCGCGTCGCTTGCCCGCGCGAAAGCGGTGGAAGCAGGTTTTGCCGCTCCGGATGCCGCCGATGAGGCGGAGTTGCGGGCGGAATTCGAGGCGATATTTGCGATGGTGTGATCGCAGAGGAGCAGGGTGGTGAGTACGGTCAAAGGCACGGAGCGTCCGCAGGCGGCAACGCCGATGGACAAGCTGTGGCAGGATAACGGCGCCGAGCGCGCCAGCCACGAGCCGGCGCTGGTGATCGACGTCGCCGGTTTCGAAGGCCCGCTCGACCTGTTGCTCTATCTCGCCCGCAACCAGAAGGTAGACCTGTCGCGCATTTCCGTGCTGGCGCTCGCCGAGCAATATCTGCAGTTCGTCGAGAGCGCCCGGCGTATCCGCATCGAGCTTGCCGCCGATTATCTCGTCATGGCGGCCTGGCTTGCCTATCTCAAGTCTCGGCTGCTGATACCCCAGCAGATCAAGGATGACGGTCCTTCGGGCGAGGAGATGGCGGCAACGCTCGCCTTCCGGCTGAAACGCCTCGAAGCCATGCGCCAGGCGGCGGAGGGCCTCGTCAACCGCAACCGCCTCGGCCGCGACATCTTCGTGCGCGGCGCGCCCGAGCATATTCCCGACCGGCAGCAATCCGCCTATGCGGCAAGCCTGTACGACCTTTTGACCGCCTATGCGGCGCTGCGCCAGCGCAACGCCGTTACCCAGGTGACCATCGAGAGACGCAGCGTCTGGTCGCTGACCGATGCGCGTGAATTGCTGACCCAGATGATCGGCGAGGTCGGCGACTGGACCGCGATGGAGCATTATCTGCTGCGTTATCTCGCGACGCCCGAGGAACGCGTCACGGCGATCGCCAGCGCCTTTGCCGCCTCGCTGGAGCTGGTGCGCGAGGGCAAGCTGGAAATCCGCCAGGACGGCGCCTTCCAGCCGATATACATGCGTCGCGGACCCAAACACGCCACGCTGCAGGTGGTGGAGCAGGAGCAGCCGGTTTGATCGATCCGCAGAGCGAAGAGGATTTCGAGGACGATTTCGAAGGCAGGAGCCGCGACCTGCAGGCGGAGATCGAGGCGGAACGCATCGCCGAAGCGCTGGTCTTCGCCTCCTCGCAGCCGGTCTCCGAGAGCTTCCTGGCTGAGCGTCTAGCTGAGAATACTGACGTGCGCGCTATCATGCAGCGCCTGAAAGCGCACTATGCGCCGCGGGGCGTCAACCTCGTGCAGATCGAGGGCGCCTGGGCTTTCCGCACCGCCGCCGATCTCTCCTTCGTCATCCGTCGCGACGACAACGAGGTGAAGAAACTTTCGCGCGCCGCATTGGAAGTGCTGGCGATCATCGCCTATCACCAGCCGGTGACGCGTGCCGAGATCGAGGATATCCGCGGCGTCCAGACCTCGCGCGGCACGCTCGACG is a window of Rhizobium sp. N324 DNA encoding:
- a CDS encoding deoxyguanosinetriphosphate triphosphohydrolase → MTIDTRALGFGSSERAVYAADPWTSRGRLYPEDGSPTRSDFQRDRDRIVHTTAFRRLKHKTQVFIAQDGDHYRTRLTHTIEVAQIARALARALKLDEDLAEGVALVHDFGHTPFGHTGEDALHEVLLPYGGFDHNAQSLRIVTKLERRYAEFDGINLTWESLEGLVKHNGPLLTPDGVGTRGPVPQPILDYCELHDLELATYASLEAQVAAIADDIAYNTHDIDDGLRSGYLTFDMLEEIPFLAGLMAEVRVRYPHLEPSRFTHEIMRRQITRMVEDVIAVAQERLSLLRPESAADIRAADRVIATFSDRMAETDRQIKAMLFKRIYRNPDIMRIRAGAAKIVTDLFAAYMANPKEMQSHYWVDHIAGLADAPKARHVGDYLAGMTDTYAISAHRRLFDHTPDLR
- the nagZ gene encoding beta-N-acetylhexosaminidase, whose protein sequence is MTESKAMILGCSGLALTSEEKAFYRGERPWGFILFGRNISEAGQIADLVAELRDSVGWHAPVLIDQEGGRVQRIRPPVLARYPSGQALGDLYRRDPALGLRAAWAMSRLHAFDLSRLGIDVDCLPVLDVPVEGSSNVIGDRAYGGDPETVIAMGRAAAEGLKAGGLLPVIKHMPGHGRGFADSHLELPVVTVSREELEAHDFPPFIAMKDELMAMTCHVVFTAIDRDNPATTSRTVTEGIIRKHIGFNGLLLSDDSSMNALSGTIGERAANIIAGGCDIVLHCNGHMDEMLDVVANVPPLRGASLARAKAVEAGFAAPDAADEAELRAEFEAIFAMV
- a CDS encoding segregation and condensation protein A; translation: MSTVKGTERPQAATPMDKLWQDNGAERASHEPALVIDVAGFEGPLDLLLYLARNQKVDLSRISVLALAEQYLQFVESARRIRIELAADYLVMAAWLAYLKSRLLIPQQIKDDGPSGEEMAATLAFRLKRLEAMRQAAEGLVNRNRLGRDIFVRGAPEHIPDRQQSAYAASLYDLLTAYAALRQRNAVTQVTIERRSVWSLTDARELLTQMIGEVGDWTAMEHYLLRYLATPEERVTAIASAFAASLELVREGKLEIRQDGAFQPIYMRRGPKHATLQVVEQEQPV
- a CDS encoding SPOR domain-containing protein → MADKQLAYDTRGKDELFADDDPLAELARIVGFEPRVAANTMTEARREPALDLEDELGREFDRYDSPRPLAELDRPAEPISDDDTPEDYIEPVLDVSPAVERPEVPEPAFVASVEAEEEALPATVTWDAPADDQAVWPQQLSVEPAHGTPVQSALGGARDLIEELELSIGAAPVSAVPQPAKAPQWSAASIRLPLANFHAAKREETVVAPEPVVEAAAEPLAEAPSVDLAAAEPQPTIEPSTPVVEPAAPVVAAEPSEEFESASPSLGFPAELDRHDEVIASEEVAETEDFVEIEDELEDFGSDAGFDLLAAAVEGEIQADAALTEVVPEVPHTAGTFDLDDLLADVSRYPVPQRPNSSPVSPQAEPIETAPIAAAPVAAAPMAAAFVEPRVIAPAPVAAAPARPAPVEPAQVYAAEAARPATLQPAEVIAPQPAAMAYSRAPQPVPEADDPFAGHDFELDLAGIELELSDLDFSEPAEPAPQPPVRAPQQAAAVSSRSAPEVAPAEFAPEPQTPAFQQAASTAAPPAPVIVQSQAPTAAPAPAFNWAPVAESTEDLPFDPAMISDPEDRPEAVEDMHVPALPPVEQPAPVAKTQDFDFDLDAEIASFFEPAKPRETPAPVRDTAAAAAKPVKPTIADGLDDFERALEEDFRRSVREPVERRETSEVRIESASQAADFSRARSMRRLLAGAVVLVVFAGVGYGVYSSVWNGEGLGIVASGEPRVITADKEPVKVVPENPGGKTVPNQDKAVYDRVAGSAEEPKQKALVSSDEAPVDVVQRTLTPEALPEDDENASAGDQVTPTAVGETEDPRLLPNQDNADNAAAGGADKTPSVSPRKVRTMIVKPDGTLVAREDSAPADQPAAPATASAQAAQPMPALTAPSAQSASPVPPVAGTAASFPSNAEVASADARSAAPVETAPAKPPIATDADAQAANPAPVDAPVRPVKTSAIGDTAPVPTARPVDQPVNVVGTVTEKGNVRPAAQQPKTEVAAAAPAAAKPQQQAASAGGYGIQIASLPSEDEANKSYASLSKKFAGVLGGRAHEIRRADVAGKGTFYRVRIPAGSKDEAAALCEQYRAAGGSCLISR
- the scpB gene encoding SMC-Scp complex subunit ScpB, which encodes MIDPQSEEDFEDDFEGRSRDLQAEIEAERIAEALVFASSQPVSESFLAERLAENTDVRAIMQRLKAHYAPRGVNLVQIEGAWAFRTAADLSFVIRRDDNEVKKLSRAALEVLAIIAYHQPVTRAEIEDIRGVQTSRGTLDVLMEAGWVRFRGRRRTPGRPVTLGTTRDFLDHFGLEELRDLPGLEELKGAGLLSGRIPANFNIPSPLMNDELSEDEDPITQMDLEELGLLAPRSTSED
- the argS gene encoding arginine--tRNA ligase; amino-acid sequence: MNLFTDFEARIKTALEQIDLVREKRSELDFGRIAVEPPRDASHGDVATNAAMVLAKPLGTNPRALADIIIAKLREDADVADVSVAGPGFINIRLSVGYWQRLLAAMIGAGTDYGRSTLGEGRKVNVEYVSANPTGPMHVGHCRGAVVGDALANLLAFAGYGVEKEYYINDAGSQIDVLARSVFLRYREALGEKIGEIPSGLYPGDYLVPVGQSLAADYGVRLHNMPEDQWMPIVKDRTIDAMMVMIREDLAALNVHHDIFFSERTLHANGAAAIRTAINDLTFKGYVYKGTLPPPKGQLPEDWEDREQTLFRSTEVGDDMDRPLIKSDGSYTYFAADVAYFKNKFDRGFDEMIYVLGADHGGYVKRLEAVARGVSDGKAKLTVLLCQLVKLYRNGEPVKMSKRSGDFVTLRDVVEEVGRDSVRFMMLYRKNSEPLDFDFAKVTEQSKDNPVFYVQYAHARCMSVFRQAREAFGDLDVSPAELAQTIAGIGDPAELQLVAKLAEFPRIVEAAAQSQEPHRVAFYLYDLASSFHAHWNKGKDQPELRFVNDKNRESTIARLGLVYAVASVLKSGLAITGTAAPDEMR
- the erpA gene encoding iron-sulfur cluster insertion protein ErpA; this translates as MTDMSVTLSDAAAKRIAAIVGAEAGKSALRVSVEGGGCSGFSYKFDLADSAGDDDVVVEKNNAKVLIDSLSLVYMAGSEIDFVDNLLGQSFQIKNPNAVASCGCGTSFSI